A section of the Pseudomonas tritici genome encodes:
- the ntrC gene encoding nitrogen regulation protein NR(I), with amino-acid sequence MSRSETVWIVDDDRSIRWVLEKALQQEGMTTQSFDSADGVMSRLARQQPDVIISDIRMPGASGLDLLARIREQHPRLPVIIMTAHSDLDSAVASYQGGAFEYLPKPFDVDEAVALVKRANQHAQEQQNQEAPPALTRTPEIIGEAPAMQEVFRAIGRLSHSNITVLINGESGTGKELVAHALHRHSPRAASPFIALNMAAIPKDLMESELFGHEKGAFTGAANLRRGRFEQADGGTLFLDEIGDMPADTQTRLLRVLADGEFYRVGGHTPVKVDVRIIAATHQNLETLVHAGKFREDLFHRLNVIRIHIPRMSDRREDIPTLARHFLARAAQELAVEPKLLKSETEEYLKNLPWPGNVRQLENTCRWITVMASGREVHISDLPPELLSLPQDSAPVTNWEQALRQWADQALARGQSSLLDSAVPAFERIMIETALKHTAGRRRDAAVLLGWGRNTLTRKIKELGMKVDGGDDDEGDDA; translated from the coding sequence ATGAGCCGTAGTGAAACTGTCTGGATCGTCGATGACGACCGTTCTATCCGCTGGGTCCTCGAGAAAGCCTTGCAACAGGAAGGCATGACCACCCAGAGCTTCGACAGCGCCGACGGGGTGATGAGCCGCCTGGCTCGCCAGCAGCCCGACGTGATCATTTCCGACATCCGCATGCCCGGCGCCAGTGGCCTGGACCTGTTGGCACGGATTCGCGAGCAGCACCCGCGTTTGCCGGTGATCATCATGACCGCGCACTCGGACCTGGACAGCGCTGTCGCGTCCTACCAGGGCGGCGCCTTTGAATACCTGCCCAAGCCATTCGACGTGGACGAGGCGGTGGCGCTGGTCAAACGCGCCAACCAGCACGCCCAGGAACAGCAGAACCAAGAAGCCCCACCCGCCCTGACCCGCACCCCGGAAATCATCGGCGAAGCGCCGGCGATGCAGGAAGTGTTTCGCGCCATCGGGCGTTTGAGCCACTCCAACATCACCGTACTGATCAATGGCGAATCGGGGACCGGTAAAGAACTGGTGGCCCACGCCCTGCACCGTCACAGCCCACGGGCGGCTTCGCCATTTATTGCGTTGAACATGGCGGCTATCCCGAAGGACTTGATGGAGTCCGAGTTGTTCGGCCATGAAAAAGGCGCGTTTACCGGCGCCGCCAACCTGCGTCGCGGGCGTTTTGAACAGGCGGACGGCGGCACGCTGTTCCTCGATGAAATCGGTGATATGCCGGCCGATACCCAGACCCGCCTGCTGCGCGTGCTGGCGGACGGCGAGTTCTACCGGGTTGGCGGGCACACGCCGGTCAAGGTCGACGTGCGTATCATCGCCGCGACCCACCAGAACCTGGAAACCCTGGTGCATGCGGGCAAATTCCGTGAGGACTTGTTCCACCGCCTCAATGTGATCCGTATCCACATTCCGCGGATGTCGGACCGTCGCGAAGACATCCCGACGCTCGCCCGCCACTTCCTTGCCCGCGCCGCGCAAGAGCTGGCGGTTGAGCCGAAGCTGCTCAAAAGCGAGACCGAGGAATACCTGAAGAACCTGCCGTGGCCAGGTAACGTGCGCCAGCTGGAGAACACTTGCCGCTGGATCACGGTGATGGCGTCCGGGCGCGAAGTGCATATCAGCGACCTGCCACCGGAACTGCTCAGCCTGCCGCAGGACTCTGCGCCGGTGACCAACTGGGAGCAGGCGCTGCGCCAATGGGCGGATCAGGCCCTGGCTCGCGGCCAGTCGAGCCTGCTGGACAGCGCCGTACCAGCGTTTGAGCGGATCATGATCGAAACCGCCCTGAAGCACACCGCAGGTCGCCGTCGCGATGCCGCCGTGCTGCTGGGCTGGGGCCGCAACACCCTGACGCGCAAGATCAAGGAGCTGGGGA
- a CDS encoding chorismate mutase, which translates to MKYRFVFALLFVSTGASAAPPTLEPLLNSIAERLEIADQVALSKWDSKKPVEDKKREQEVIASVVAQAPSYKLDPAAAEQFFSAQIEANKLVQYTHLSDWQFQGKAPDDPRPDLVKQIRPQLDELQKRLLQQLADFSPQRTDPQCPQWLATAVHEPLNDPLRQLAMIRATAELCIQKN; encoded by the coding sequence TTGAAATACCGATTTGTGTTCGCTCTGTTATTTGTCAGTACCGGTGCGAGCGCCGCGCCACCTACCCTTGAGCCGCTGCTCAACAGCATCGCCGAGCGCCTGGAAATTGCCGACCAGGTAGCCCTGAGCAAATGGGACAGCAAAAAACCCGTAGAAGATAAGAAACGCGAACAAGAGGTGATCGCCAGCGTTGTCGCCCAGGCGCCAAGCTACAAGCTGGACCCTGCCGCCGCCGAGCAGTTTTTCTCGGCGCAGATCGAAGCGAACAAACTGGTGCAGTACACGCACCTGTCCGACTGGCAGTTCCAGGGCAAGGCGCCCGATGATCCGCGCCCGGACCTGGTCAAGCAGATTCGCCCGCAGCTGGATGAACTGCAAAAGCGCCTGCTGCAGCAACTGGCCGACTTCAGCCCGCAGCGCACCGACCCGCAGTGCCCGCAATGGCTCGCCACGGCCGTGCATGAGCCGCTGAACGATCCTTTGCGGCAACTGGCAATGATTCGCGCCACGGCCGAGCTGTGCATCCAGAAGAACTGA
- the glnL gene encoding nitrogen regulation protein NR(II), with the protein MTISDALHRLLLDNLTTATILLNADLRLEYMNPAAEMLLAISGQRSHGQFISELFTESAEALSSLRQAVEQAHPFTKREAMLTALTGQTLTVDYAVTPILSNGATLLLLEVHPRDRLLRITKEEAQLSKQETSKMLVRGLAHEIKNPLGGIRGAAQLLARELPEEHLKDYTNVIIEEADRLRNLVDRMLGSNKLPSLAMTNVHEVLERVCHLVEAESQGCITLVRDYDPSIPDVLIDREQMIQAVLNIVRNAMQAISSQNELRLGRISLRTRALRQFTIGHVRHRLVTKVEIIDNGPGIPAELQETIFFPMVSGRPDGTGLGLAITQNIISQHQGLIECESHPGHTTFSIFLPLEQGAPST; encoded by the coding sequence ATGACCATCAGTGATGCACTGCACCGTTTGTTACTCGACAACCTGACCACCGCGACCATCCTGCTCAACGCCGATCTGCGTCTTGAGTACATGAATCCGGCAGCAGAGATGCTCCTGGCCATCAGCGGCCAGCGCAGCCATGGGCAGTTCATCAGCGAGCTGTTCACCGAGTCAGCCGAAGCCTTGAGCTCATTGCGCCAGGCGGTGGAGCAGGCACACCCGTTTACCAAACGCGAAGCGATGCTCACCGCCCTCACCGGCCAGACGCTGACGGTCGACTACGCCGTCACCCCGATCCTGAGCAATGGCGCGACCCTGCTGCTGCTCGAAGTGCACCCTCGCGACCGCCTGCTGCGCATTACCAAGGAAGAAGCGCAGCTGTCCAAGCAGGAAACCAGCAAGATGCTGGTGCGCGGCCTGGCCCATGAGATCAAGAACCCCCTCGGCGGGATTCGCGGCGCGGCGCAACTGCTGGCCCGCGAGCTGCCGGAGGAACACCTCAAGGACTACACCAACGTCATCATCGAAGAAGCCGACCGCCTGCGTAACCTGGTGGACCGCATGCTCGGCTCCAACAAGCTGCCGTCGCTGGCGATGACCAACGTGCACGAAGTGCTGGAGCGCGTCTGCCACCTGGTCGAGGCCGAAAGCCAGGGCTGCATTACCTTGGTGCGCGACTATGATCCGAGCATTCCGGACGTATTGATCGACCGCGAACAGATGATCCAGGCAGTGCTCAATATCGTGCGCAACGCCATGCAAGCCATCAGCAGCCAGAACGAACTGCGCCTGGGCCGCATCAGCCTGCGCACCCGTGCCCTGCGCCAGTTCACCATCGGCCATGTGCGCCATCGCCTGGTGACCAAGGTCGAGATCATCGACAACGGCCCGGGCATTCCTGCGGAACTGCAGGAAACCATTTTCTTTCCCATGGTCAGCGGCCGCCCGGACGGTACCGGGCTGGGCCTGGCCATTACCCAGAACATCATCAGCCAGCACCAGGGTCTGATCGAATGTGAGAGCCATCCTGGCCACACCACGTTCTCGATCTTTCTGCCACTGGAACAAGGAGCCCCATCGACATGA